The Glycine soja cultivar W05 chromosome 8, ASM419377v2, whole genome shotgun sequence genome has a window encoding:
- the LOC114422355 gene encoding mediator of RNA polymerase II transcription subunit 6 isoform X1: MATAPGNQMLEGGGGAPQPPGTDMTGICFRDQLWLNSFPLDRNLVFDYFALSPFYDWTCNNEQLRMRSVHPLDISQLSKMTGTEYMLSEVMEPHLFVIRKQKRDSPDKVTPMLAYYVLDGSIYQAPQLCNVFAARIGRALYYIQKAFTTAASKLEKIGYAGSADSENETALLESKTAKETIDIKEVKRVDHILASLQRKLPPAPPPPPFPEGYVPPPTAETEKGTETQEAAETQAPTADPIIDQGPAKRMKF; encoded by the exons ATGGCGACGGCGCCGGGAAATCAAATGTTGGAGGGCGGAGGAGGAGCGCCGCAGCCTCCGGGTACAGACATGACCGGAATATGCTTCCGGGATCAGCTCTGGCTCAATAGCTTCCCTCTGGATCGCAACTTGGTCTTCGATTACTTCGCACTCTCCCCTTTCTACGACTGGACCTGCAACAACGAGCAGCTCCGCATGCGCTCCGTTCACCCCCTCGACATCTCTCAACTCTC GAAAATGACGGGGACGGAGTATATGCTCAGCGAAGTTATGGAGCCGCACCTGTTTGTCATTCGCAAGCAGAAGAGAGATAGCCCCGACAAAGTTACACCTATGCTCGCGTATTACGTCCTCGATGGTTCCATTTACCAGGCACCGCAACTGTGCAATGTTTTTGCCGCCAGAATT GGAAGGGCCCTTTATTACATACAAAAGGCTTTTACTACAGCTGCCTCAAAGTTGGAGAAGATTGGATATG CTGGGTCAGCTGATTCTGAAAATGAGACTGCATTGTTGGAATCAAAGACTGCTAAGGAGACAATTGACATAAAGGAAGTTAAGCGAGTTGATCATATTCTTGCATCCTTGCAACGCAAG TTACCACcagctcctcctccaccaccattTCCAGAAGGTTATGTTCCACCTCCAACTGCAGAAACGGAGAAAGGCACTGAAACTCAAGAAGCAGCAGAAACGCAAGCTCCTACTGCTGATCCGATAATTGATCAAGGACCAGcaaaaagaatgaaattttga
- the LOC114422355 gene encoding mediator of RNA polymerase II transcription subunit 6 isoform X2 — MATAPGNQMLEGGGGAPQPPGTDMTGICFRDQLWLNSFPLDRNLVFDYFALSPFYDWTCNNEQLRMRSVHPLDISQLSKMTGTEYMLSEVMEPHLFVIRKQKRDSPDKVTPMLAYYVLDGSIYQAPQLCNVFAARIGRALYYIQKAFTTAASKLEKIGYADSENETALLESKTAKETIDIKEVKRVDHILASLQRKLPPAPPPPPFPEGYVPPPTAETEKGTETQEAAETQAPTADPIIDQGPAKRMKF, encoded by the exons ATGGCGACGGCGCCGGGAAATCAAATGTTGGAGGGCGGAGGAGGAGCGCCGCAGCCTCCGGGTACAGACATGACCGGAATATGCTTCCGGGATCAGCTCTGGCTCAATAGCTTCCCTCTGGATCGCAACTTGGTCTTCGATTACTTCGCACTCTCCCCTTTCTACGACTGGACCTGCAACAACGAGCAGCTCCGCATGCGCTCCGTTCACCCCCTCGACATCTCTCAACTCTC GAAAATGACGGGGACGGAGTATATGCTCAGCGAAGTTATGGAGCCGCACCTGTTTGTCATTCGCAAGCAGAAGAGAGATAGCCCCGACAAAGTTACACCTATGCTCGCGTATTACGTCCTCGATGGTTCCATTTACCAGGCACCGCAACTGTGCAATGTTTTTGCCGCCAGAATT GGAAGGGCCCTTTATTACATACAAAAGGCTTTTACTACAGCTGCCTCAAAGTTGGAGAAGATTGGATATG CTGATTCTGAAAATGAGACTGCATTGTTGGAATCAAAGACTGCTAAGGAGACAATTGACATAAAGGAAGTTAAGCGAGTTGATCATATTCTTGCATCCTTGCAACGCAAG TTACCACcagctcctcctccaccaccattTCCAGAAGGTTATGTTCCACCTCCAACTGCAGAAACGGAGAAAGGCACTGAAACTCAAGAAGCAGCAGAAACGCAAGCTCCTACTGCTGATCCGATAATTGATCAAGGACCAGcaaaaagaatgaaattttga